In Rhodothermales bacterium, the genomic stretch AAAAATGGGGCCCGCGATGGGGATCTCAATCTATCCGAATTATTCTCCTGGTATCAGGCCGATTTTAGCCGCGAGGGCTCAGTCATCGACTACATCAACCGCTTTCGAACTCATCCCATAGCGCCCACGGCGACGATTTCCTACATCCCGTATGATTGGCGACTGAACGATCTCGGTGGGTCCGACCGGAGATAGTTTTTCCCTATGGTGGCCTTTGACATTGCGCCCTGTTCCGGCACAATGGGCGATCGTTCGACGGCCCCACCTATAGGACTCCCGGCGTCCCGATCCATCCCCACTTAGGGCGCCGCCACAAACACGCTGTACACCCCGCGCACATCCCCTGCGGCGAAGTCGAATGCCCGATCCTCGGGATACTTTTCCTGCTCAAACGCCGGCCATCTGCCGCACCTCCCACCCCGTCGATTGCGCCAGTGCGGCCGCGCGTTGCCCTACGGGTTTACACACCCGCGCAAACGTCTCCGCATCCACCGGCCCGGAACCGATCGTGCCGGCGAGGCCGATCCGCATGGCATCGATCCCGCCGATCTCGATGGCCACGCGGGAGCGCAGGGTATCGGCTGTGATGGATTCGGCGGGCGGCGTGGGGGCGGGCGACTGGCAGGCGACGACGAGCACACTCGCAAGCGCGCCGGCGATGACGAAGCGTTTCATGGTGTGCTGTTGGGTGCAGGCATCGACTCGGCCAGCCAGCGGCGGATGGCGTGTTCGGGGAGGGCACCGACGAACTCGTTCACGACTTCGCCGTCGACGAACAGCTTCACGGCCGGGATGCCGCGGATGCCAAAATGTTGGGCGACTTCCGGGTTGGTGTCCGTGTTGATTTTGACGAGTCGCCAGGCGCCCTGGCTCTCGTGGGCCAGCTTCTCGAGCGTCGGACCCAGGATGCGGCAGGGGCCGCACCAGGGCGCCCAGAAATCGACCAGCACGGGCTTGCGGGCGCTGGCGTCGAGGACTTCCCTCTGGAAGGCGGCGGGTACTGGAGTCATGAATGTAGGGCGGGCGTCCGCCGAACAACGCCGGCGGAGACCCGGATCAATGGATGGCACTCGTTATTTCATATATAACGAAGTGCACAGTGTACCATGCGAGCGGGTGGCGCGTCTGCGCTGAATCCCCGATCCCGGTAGTGGGAGAGCCGACAGGTGTGTCCCCTTTTCGTCAACTCAAGTTTACAACCCGAACGACTCACCACAGGCGCAGGTGCGGGCGGCCTGGGGGTTATTGAAGAAAAAGCCCTTGCCCTCGAGGCCGTCGCTGAAGTCCAGCTCGGTGCCTTCCACATACCGCCAGCTGCGGTGGTCGAGGACTACCTGGAGCGAATCGACATCCACCAGGCGGTCGGTTTCCTGGCGTGTGGTGTCCCAGCCGAGGTCGTACGTGAGCCCCGAGCATCCGCCGGGCACGACGGCGATTCGAAGGAAGGTAGAATCCGGGTCTACGCCCTCTTTTAGTGCAATCTGACGCAATCTCTCGACGGCGCTAGGGGTAATCTGGATATCCATGGCCACCCTTTACAGGTCAATCGGGAAACGCCGGATCAGCTTCGATGCGGCTGCGGTGACTACAGCGCGCACAGGGCATAGTTCCTCGGTTTATCGAGGGCCGTTGTCCGAGGCGTCGGGCGAGTGCGGGCGGAGTCGGCGGTACGAGGAGGCGAGTTTCAGCGTAGGCTGCCGGCTGGTGTGTTTTATCTAATATGGATTTAATCTAAATTGGGAACAGCGGTTCACATGGACCCGTTGTACACGGACGTTGACAACCCGATATAGAACCCGGTATTTCCATGAGCCAGAGCCAGAGCGACACCGAATTTCTGCACGAGGTGGCCCGCGAGGACTACAAATACGG encodes the following:
- the trxA gene encoding thioredoxin: MTPVPAAFQREVLDASARKPVLVDFWAPWCGPCRILGPTLEKLAHESQGAWRLVKINTDTNPEVAQHFGIRGIPAVKLFVDGEVVNEFVGALPEHAIRRWLAESMPAPNSTP
- a CDS encoding iron-sulfur cluster assembly accessory protein gives rise to the protein MDIQITPSAVERLRQIALKEGVDPDSTFLRIAVVPGGCSGLTYDLGWDTTRQETDRLVDVDSLQVVLDHRSWRYVEGTELDFSDGLEGKGFFFNNPQAARTCACGESFGL